One window from the genome of Actinoplanes teichomyceticus ATCC 31121 encodes:
- the rplS gene encoding 50S ribosomal protein L19 translates to MNTLDELDAQSQRTDLPDFRAGDTLKVYARVVEGNRSRVQVFQGVVIARQGAGLRETFKIRKISFGVGVERTYPFNSPAIDKIEVVTRGDVRRAKLYYLRELRGKKAKIKELREKQTV, encoded by the coding sequence ATGAACACGCTGGACGAGCTCGACGCCCAGTCGCAGCGCACCGACCTCCCGGACTTCCGGGCCGGTGACACCCTCAAGGTGTACGCCCGGGTCGTCGAGGGTAACCGCTCCCGTGTCCAGGTCTTCCAGGGCGTCGTGATCGCGCGCCAGGGCGCCGGCCTGCGGGAGACCTTCAAGATCCGCAAGATCAGCTTCGGCGTCGGCGTGGAGCGGACCTACCCGTTCAACAGCCCGGCGATCGACAAGATCGAGGTCGTCACCCGTGGTGACGTCCGCCGCGCGAAGCTCTACTACCTGCGTGAGCTCCGGGGCAAGAAGGCCAAGATCAAGGAGCTGCGGGAGAAGCAGACCGTCTGA
- the trmD gene encoding tRNA (guanosine(37)-N1)-methyltransferase TrmD, whose product MKVDIISIFPDYFAPLELSLIGKARTTGVLQLAVHDLRTWTHDVHRTVDDSPYGGGPGMVMRPEPWGEALDAVAAPGATLVVPSPVGRPFTQADAYELAACEHLVFACGRYEGIDQRVIDDAADRMPVREVSLGDYVLFGGEVAVIVIMEAITRLLPGVLGNADSLTEESHAAGLLEAPVYTKPASWRDRAVPDVLRSGDHGRIARWRRTESLLRTAARRPDLFAAYPPENLDAKDRKALAEAGLELPPPGVAK is encoded by the coding sequence GTGAAGGTCGACATCATCTCGATCTTCCCGGACTACTTCGCCCCGCTCGAACTCTCGCTGATCGGCAAGGCGCGGACGACGGGTGTCCTGCAGCTGGCGGTGCACGACCTGCGCACCTGGACCCATGACGTGCACCGCACCGTGGACGACAGCCCGTACGGCGGCGGCCCCGGCATGGTGATGCGCCCCGAGCCGTGGGGCGAGGCCCTGGACGCGGTGGCGGCCCCCGGCGCGACACTGGTCGTGCCGTCCCCGGTGGGCCGGCCGTTCACCCAGGCGGACGCGTACGAGCTGGCCGCGTGTGAGCACCTGGTCTTCGCCTGCGGCCGGTACGAGGGCATCGACCAGCGGGTGATCGACGACGCCGCGGACCGGATGCCGGTGCGGGAGGTCTCGCTCGGCGACTACGTGCTGTTCGGTGGTGAGGTCGCGGTCATCGTGATCATGGAGGCGATCACCCGGCTGCTGCCCGGCGTGCTCGGCAACGCCGACTCGCTGACCGAGGAGTCGCACGCGGCCGGCCTGCTGGAGGCCCCGGTCTACACCAAGCCGGCGTCCTGGCGGGACCGCGCGGTGCCGGACGTGCTGCGGTCGGGCGACCACGGGCGGATCGCCCGCTGGCGCCGTACCGAGAGCCTGCTGCGGACGGCGGCCCGGCGGCCGGACCTGTTCGCCGCCTACCCCCCGGAGAACCTCGACGCCAAGGATCGCAAGGCGCTGGCCGAGGCCGGATTGGAGCTCCCGCCACCCGGTGTGGCAAAGTAG
- the rimM gene encoding ribosome maturation factor RimM (Essential for efficient processing of 16S rRNA), whose product MLLVVGQIGKPHGIRGEVSVVVRTDEPEERFTTGSVFTTEVPRDRRVSAGPAAASAPGVKFEIPQHLTLEHIRWHQGRGIALFEGIYDRNLAEALRGVYLQVDSAELAPPEDPDEFHDHQLIGLRVESLDGVEHGTVQRIEHAPASDLIVLAKAGGGTALIPFVAAIVPTVDLAGGRILVDLPEGLLDL is encoded by the coding sequence ATGTTGCTCGTCGTCGGCCAGATCGGTAAACCGCACGGCATCCGGGGCGAGGTCTCGGTGGTCGTGCGGACCGACGAGCCCGAGGAACGCTTCACCACCGGGTCGGTGTTCACCACGGAGGTCCCCCGGGACCGCCGGGTGAGCGCCGGCCCGGCGGCCGCGTCCGCCCCGGGCGTCAAGTTCGAGATCCCGCAACACCTCACCCTCGAGCACATCCGCTGGCATCAGGGCCGCGGCATCGCGCTCTTCGAGGGCATCTACGACCGTAACCTCGCCGAGGCGCTGCGCGGTGTGTACCTGCAGGTGGACAGCGCCGAGCTGGCCCCGCCGGAGGACCCGGACGAGTTCCACGACCACCAGCTGATCGGCCTGCGGGTGGAGTCGCTCGACGGGGTCGAGCACGGCACCGTCCAGCGGATCGAGCACGCCCCCGCCTCGGACCTGATCGTGCTGGCGAAAGCGGGCGGCGGGACCGCGCTGATCCCGTTCGTCGCCGCGATCGTCCCGACCGTGGACCTCGCCGGTGGCCGCATCCTGGTCGATCTCCCCGAAGGACTGCTGGACCTGTGA
- a CDS encoding RNA-binding protein translates to MPAPTRADGALRPALEHLVKGIVDNPDDVRVRLVDSRRGKRLEVRVHPEDLGTVIGRGGRTAKALRQVIGSIGGRGIRVDIVDAY, encoded by the coding sequence GTGCCGGCGCCGACGCGAGCTGACGGGGCGCTCCGGCCGGCGCTGGAGCACCTCGTCAAGGGCATCGTCGACAACCCGGACGACGTCCGGGTCCGTCTGGTCGACTCGCGCCGCGGCAAGCGGCTCGAGGTCCGCGTGCACCCCGAGGACCTGGGAACGGTCATCGGGCGCGGCGGGCGTACGGCCAAGGCGCTGCGTCAGGTGATCGGGTCGATCGGTGGGCGCGGCATCCGCGTCGACATCGTCGACGCGTACTGA
- the rpsP gene encoding 30S ribosomal protein S16, with amino-acid sequence MAVKIRLLRMGKIRNPQYRIVVADSRTKRDGRAIEYIGIYQPKEHPSVIEVKSDRVQYWLSVGAQPSEPVQRILEKTGDWQKFKGLPAPAPLLVAPSKQSKTEVYEAEAKAAAGLADTKPATTAKSGKKAAAPEVAEARPTDTKPADPAEPNREAVAETAEDPAGAGADAS; translated from the coding sequence GTGGCCGTTAAGATCCGGCTCCTGCGGATGGGCAAGATCCGCAACCCGCAGTACCGCATCGTCGTCGCCGACTCGCGCACCAAGCGCGACGGCCGCGCCATCGAGTACATCGGCATCTACCAGCCGAAGGAACACCCCTCGGTGATCGAGGTCAAGTCCGACCGGGTGCAGTACTGGCTGTCCGTCGGCGCTCAGCCGAGCGAGCCGGTGCAGCGCATCCTGGAGAAGACCGGCGACTGGCAGAAGTTCAAGGGCCTGCCGGCCCCGGCGCCGCTGCTGGTCGCGCCGAGCAAGCAGAGCAAGACCGAGGTGTACGAGGCCGAGGCCAAGGCTGCCGCGGGTCTCGCCGACACCAAGCCGGCGACCACCGCCAAGTCCGGCAAGAAGGCCGCCGCTCCGGAGGTCGCCGAGGCTCGCCCGACCGACACCAAGCCGGCCGACCCGGCGGAGCCGAACCGCGAGGCCGTGGCCGAGACGGCAGAGGACCCGGCCGGTGCCGGCGCCGACGCGAGCTGA
- a CDS encoding DUF402 domain-containing protein: MRFAEGRSVLYRNFSADRLVNVRPCRVISDDDRGLLLWLARGSAVVVDVAVDGRGVRDMPFAEWSVVPRKRIVATWSGPGILKFFPPGADHSVWFFRTPEGGFAGWYVNLEQHAIRWDDGAVAGVDVMDQDLDVVVAPDRTWRWKDEDEFAERLAVPQHYWVPDPDAVWAEGRRVIRRIEAGEFPFDGTWTDFRPDPSWPVPVTMPDGWNRPGAR; this comes from the coding sequence GTGCGGTTCGCCGAAGGCCGGTCGGTCCTCTACCGCAACTTCTCCGCCGACCGGCTGGTCAACGTCCGGCCCTGCCGGGTGATCTCGGACGACGACCGCGGGCTGCTGCTCTGGCTGGCCCGCGGTTCCGCCGTGGTGGTCGACGTCGCGGTGGACGGCCGGGGGGTGCGCGACATGCCGTTCGCCGAGTGGTCGGTGGTGCCGCGCAAGCGGATCGTGGCCACCTGGTCCGGCCCGGGCATCCTGAAGTTCTTCCCGCCCGGGGCCGACCACTCGGTCTGGTTCTTCCGCACCCCGGAGGGCGGTTTCGCCGGCTGGTACGTCAACCTGGAGCAGCACGCGATCCGCTGGGACGACGGCGCGGTGGCCGGGGTCGACGTGATGGACCAGGACCTGGACGTGGTGGTCGCGCCGGACCGCACGTGGCGCTGGAAGGACGAGGACGAGTTCGCCGAGCGGCTCGCCGTCCCGCAGCACTACTGGGTGCCGGACCCGGACGCGGTGTGGGCCGAGGGCCGTCGGGTGATCCGGCGGATCGAGGCCGGCGAGTTCCCGTTCGACGGCACCTGGACCGACTTCCGGCCGGACCCGTCGTGGCCGGTCCCGGTGACGATGCCGGACGGCTGGAATCGGCCGGGGGCACGTTGA
- the proS gene encoding proline--tRNA ligase — translation MARVLTPRAEDFPRWYQDLIAKAQLADNGPVRGTMVIRPVGYAIWERMQADMDARIKEQGVQNAYFPLFIPENYLRREADHVEGFSPELAVVTHAGGKELAEPLVVRPTSETVIGEFMAKWVDSYRDLPLLLNQWANVVRWELRPRTFLRTTEFLWQEGHTAHATEQDAREHARDIHKNVYQAFMEEMLAIPVIPGRKTRGERFAGATNTMTVEAMMGDGKALQMGTSHELGQNFAKAFDITYSSADRTVEHAWTTSWGTSTRMLGGLIMVHGDDNGLRLPPRLAPVQVQIMVVKAGEGVAEAAARLRDELKSAGVRVRLDDRADIPFGRRAVDAELQGIPIRVEVGPRDLANGNAVVARRVDGSKSPVALAEVANAVVAALKADQQRLFDDALAFRDERTVEVKTLGEAIEAAQTGWARVPWSAVGEAGEKEANGKAVTVRCLTRADGSMPESDEEPGLVAYLGRSY, via the coding sequence ATGGCTCGCGTGCTCACTCCCCGTGCGGAGGACTTCCCCCGCTGGTATCAGGACCTCATCGCCAAGGCGCAGCTCGCCGACAACGGCCCGGTGCGCGGCACGATGGTGATCCGGCCGGTCGGCTACGCCATCTGGGAGCGCATGCAGGCCGACATGGACGCCCGGATCAAGGAGCAGGGCGTTCAGAACGCGTACTTCCCGCTCTTCATCCCGGAGAACTACCTGCGCCGCGAGGCCGACCACGTGGAGGGCTTCTCGCCGGAGCTGGCCGTGGTCACCCACGCCGGGGGCAAGGAGCTCGCCGAGCCGCTGGTGGTGCGCCCCACCAGCGAGACCGTGATCGGCGAGTTCATGGCCAAGTGGGTCGACTCGTACCGTGACCTGCCGCTGCTGCTCAACCAGTGGGCCAACGTGGTGCGCTGGGAGCTGCGCCCGCGGACCTTCCTGCGGACCACCGAGTTCCTCTGGCAGGAGGGACACACCGCGCACGCCACCGAGCAGGACGCCCGCGAGCACGCCCGCGACATCCACAAGAACGTCTACCAGGCGTTCATGGAGGAGATGCTGGCGATCCCGGTGATCCCCGGCCGCAAGACCCGGGGCGAGCGGTTCGCCGGCGCCACCAACACGATGACCGTCGAGGCCATGATGGGCGACGGCAAGGCGCTGCAGATGGGCACCTCGCACGAGCTCGGGCAGAACTTCGCCAAGGCGTTCGACATCACGTACTCGTCGGCCGACCGCACCGTCGAGCACGCCTGGACCACGTCGTGGGGCACCTCGACCCGGATGCTGGGCGGTCTGATCATGGTGCACGGTGACGACAACGGCCTGCGGCTGCCGCCGCGGCTGGCGCCGGTCCAGGTGCAGATCATGGTGGTCAAGGCGGGCGAGGGCGTCGCGGAGGCCGCCGCGCGGCTGCGCGACGAGCTCAAGAGCGCCGGCGTACGGGTGCGGCTCGACGACCGTGCCGACATCCCGTTCGGCCGCCGTGCCGTGGACGCCGAGCTGCAGGGCATCCCGATCCGTGTCGAGGTCGGCCCCCGCGACCTGGCCAACGGCAACGCCGTGGTGGCCCGCCGGGTGGACGGCTCGAAGTCGCCGGTCGCGCTGGCCGAGGTGGCGAACGCGGTGGTCGCCGCGCTGAAGGCGGACCAGCAGCGGCTCTTCGACGACGCGCTGGCGTTCCGCGACGAGCGCACCGTCGAGGTGAAGACCCTCGGTGAGGCGATCGAGGCGGCGCAGACCGGCTGGGCGCGGGTGCCGTGGTCGGCGGTCGGCGAGGCCGGCGAGAAGGAGGCGAACGGCAAGGCCGTCACGGTCCGCTGCCTGACCCGTGCGGACGGCAGCATGCCGGAGTCGGACGAGGAGCCGGGCCTGGTCGCCTACCTGGGCCGCTCGTACTGA
- a CDS encoding amidohydrolase family protein, protein MVLHVRGTVLPDGEIRDIWLVGDRVTFEPVADAETISDGGWIVPGLVDAHCHLGIAYGARPIESLDQARELAHIDRDAGVLALRDAGSPYPYPELDDEPGVPRLVRAGRHVAAPRRYLRDIGLEVAAEEVAATVTAQARAGTGWVKLVGDWIDREAGDLAPSWDPATMAAAVEAAHAAGARAAVHTFSEEGVEIMVRAGVDSVEHGTGLSLELIDEMARRGTALVPTMINIRTFGKIADQAREKFAGYADHMIALRDRFPEVVVAAWEAGVPIYVGTDAGGGIRHGLAAEEMLYLHEAGIPAADVLAAASWRARDWLGFPGLVEGGLADLVVYDADPRADLRVVRAPRRIVLRGAVIR, encoded by the coding sequence ATGGTGTTGCATGTGCGTGGGACCGTCCTGCCGGACGGCGAGATCCGGGACATCTGGCTCGTCGGCGACCGGGTCACCTTCGAACCGGTGGCCGATGCCGAGACGATCAGCGACGGCGGCTGGATCGTGCCGGGGCTGGTCGACGCGCACTGCCACCTCGGCATCGCGTACGGCGCGCGGCCGATCGAGAGCCTCGACCAGGCACGCGAGCTGGCACACATCGACCGGGACGCCGGGGTGCTGGCGCTGCGGGACGCCGGTTCGCCGTACCCGTACCCGGAACTCGACGACGAGCCGGGCGTGCCCCGCCTGGTCCGCGCCGGGCGTCACGTCGCGGCCCCGCGCCGGTACCTGCGGGACATCGGCCTCGAGGTGGCCGCCGAGGAGGTCGCCGCCACGGTGACCGCGCAGGCCAGGGCCGGCACCGGCTGGGTGAAACTGGTCGGCGACTGGATCGACCGGGAGGCCGGCGACCTCGCGCCGAGCTGGGACCCGGCGACCATGGCGGCGGCGGTGGAGGCCGCGCACGCGGCCGGCGCGCGGGCCGCGGTGCACACGTTCTCCGAGGAGGGCGTGGAGATCATGGTCCGGGCCGGGGTGGACTCGGTGGAGCACGGCACCGGCCTGTCGCTGGAACTGATCGACGAGATGGCCCGGCGGGGCACCGCCCTGGTGCCCACGATGATCAATATCCGGACGTTCGGCAAGATCGCCGATCAGGCCCGGGAGAAGTTCGCCGGGTACGCCGACCACATGATCGCCCTGCGGGACAGGTTCCCCGAGGTGGTGGTGGCCGCGTGGGAGGCCGGCGTCCCGATCTACGTGGGCACCGACGCGGGCGGCGGCATCCGGCACGGGCTGGCCGCCGAGGAGATGCTCTACCTGCACGAGGCCGGCATCCCGGCGGCCGACGTGCTGGCCGCCGCGTCGTGGCGGGCGCGCGACTGGCTGGGCTTCCCCGGCCTGGTCGAGGGCGGGCTGGCCGACCTGGTCGTCTACGACGCCGACCCGCGCGCCGACCTGCGCGTGGTGCGGGCCCCGCGCCGCATCGTGCTGCGGGGCGCCGTCATCAGGTGA
- the ffh gene encoding signal recognition particle protein, with product MFDTLSDRLSGIFTKLRGKGRLTDADIDATAREIRLALLEADVALPVVKAFIASLKERARGAEVSQALNPAQQIIKIVHEELINTLGGEGRRLVFAKQPPTVIMLAGLQGAGKTTLAGKLSRWLKGQGHQPLLVAADLQRPNAVNQLQVVGGRAGVEVYAPEPGSGVGDPVKVAKDSIEVAKRTAKDIVIVDTAGRLGIDEEMMQQARDIRDAVEPDEVIFVIDAMVGQDAVQTAEAFRDGVGVTGVVLSKLDGDARGGAALSVRHVTGQPILFASTGEKLEDFDVFHPDRMASRILGMGDVLTLIEQAEQAFDEEQKEKMTSKLLGGEQFTLEDFLDQLIAVRRMGPIANILGMMPGMGQMKDQLAELDDSHFDRVTAIIRSMTPKERTEPKIINASRRLRIANGSGVTVMEVNQLLNRFADAQKMMKQMSGMMGLPGGRRSATKSSKNKRKGKNNRPRGGGMPAGLPGGFPGGMPQLPPGLDPNALAGGGMPPGFKLPKLDFNKLNKPKGKDS from the coding sequence GTGTTTGACACCCTGAGTGACCGCCTGTCCGGGATCTTCACCAAGCTCCGCGGCAAGGGCCGGCTCACCGATGCCGACATCGACGCCACCGCGCGCGAGATCCGCCTCGCGCTGCTGGAGGCGGACGTCGCGCTGCCGGTGGTCAAGGCGTTCATCGCCAGCCTCAAGGAGCGGGCGCGCGGCGCCGAGGTCTCCCAGGCGCTGAACCCGGCCCAGCAGATCATCAAGATCGTTCACGAAGAGCTGATCAACACGCTCGGTGGCGAGGGGCGGCGGCTGGTCTTCGCCAAGCAGCCGCCCACCGTGATCATGCTGGCCGGTCTGCAGGGCGCCGGTAAGACCACGCTCGCCGGCAAGCTCTCCCGCTGGCTCAAGGGCCAGGGTCACCAGCCGCTGCTGGTCGCCGCCGACCTGCAGCGCCCCAACGCGGTCAACCAGCTGCAGGTGGTCGGCGGCCGGGCCGGCGTGGAGGTCTACGCGCCGGAGCCGGGCAGCGGCGTCGGTGACCCGGTCAAGGTCGCCAAGGACTCCATCGAGGTCGCCAAGCGCACCGCCAAGGACATCGTCATCGTCGACACCGCCGGGCGTCTCGGCATCGACGAGGAGATGATGCAGCAGGCCCGGGACATCCGCGACGCGGTCGAACCGGACGAGGTCATCTTCGTCATCGACGCCATGGTCGGTCAGGACGCGGTGCAGACCGCCGAGGCGTTCCGGGACGGCGTCGGCGTCACCGGCGTGGTGCTCTCCAAGCTCGACGGTGACGCCCGCGGCGGTGCCGCGCTCTCCGTCCGGCACGTCACCGGCCAGCCCATCCTGTTCGCCTCCACCGGCGAGAAACTGGAGGACTTCGACGTCTTCCACCCGGACCGGATGGCCAGCCGGATCCTCGGCATGGGTGACGTGCTGACCCTCATCGAGCAGGCCGAGCAGGCCTTCGACGAGGAGCAGAAGGAGAAGATGACCAGCAAGCTGCTCGGTGGCGAGCAGTTCACGCTGGAGGACTTCCTGGACCAGCTGATCGCGGTCCGCCGGATGGGCCCGATCGCCAACATCCTCGGCATGATGCCCGGCATGGGCCAGATGAAGGACCAGCTGGCCGAGCTCGACGACAGCCACTTCGACCGGGTCACCGCGATCATCCGCTCGATGACGCCGAAGGAGCGCACCGAGCCGAAAATCATCAACGCGTCCCGCCGGCTGCGCATCGCCAACGGCTCCGGGGTCACCGTGATGGAGGTGAACCAGCTGCTCAACCGCTTCGCCGACGCACAGAAGATGATGAAGCAGATGAGCGGCATGATGGGCCTGCCGGGTGGCCGTCGCAGCGCCACGAAGAGCTCGAAGAACAAGCGCAAGGGCAAGAACAACCGGCCGCGCGGCGGCGGGATGCCGGCCGGGCTGCCCGGTGGCTTCCCGGGCGGGATGCCCCAGCTGCCGCCGGGCCTGGACCCGAACGCGCTGGCCGGCGGCGGCATGCCGCCCGGCTTCAAGCTGCCCAAGCTGGACTTCAACAAGCTGAACAAGCCGAAGGGCAAGGACAGCTGA
- a CDS encoding stealth family protein, with the protein MTLRRILRRTPWPVRRRMFQTAQRRILPRTAPERRLRIARALMPLGRARRDRAAAPGRLMRVRTRHGRLGARVVTTTSPVEVRRANLDRVAEALEMAGVDWFRVPSADPGRTTVGVPESERGLMLGLLTGIARRDHGMLRAAGPPGRHDRVVAACWPVTDPGGNLVLGPEYACEVEFWRPEGHALLAPRPNPVATTVPAAEPVTAAAEPVFGAFSEPDDATAYRTRRVFTALGPERIDFPVDVVYTWVDGADPAWQRRRARALAQNPWVARVNRQAANDSRWINRDELRYSMRALHCFAPWVRHVHLVTDDQVPAWLDLSHPRLTVVTHREIFGDGGRLPTFNSQAIESRLHRIPGLAEHFLYLNDDVFLGRPVTPDLFFTPGGLTRFFPSSSLVDPAPRGPGDRPADAAAKNNRRLIRETFGRVLSRKMMHTPHPARRSVLLEIEERFAEAVRGTAGHQFRHPEDVSMLSSLQQYYAYLTGRATPGQIRYRYTELADPVTPLRLARPLRTRGVDAFCLNDVDAADAVRAEQQALLADFLPAYLPFASPFELRLPRGGTVSPAALAALPRRPGPRRPATAPAALPPVA; encoded by the coding sequence GTGACCCTGCGGCGGATTCTGCGGCGGACGCCCTGGCCGGTCCGGCGACGGATGTTCCAGACCGCGCAGCGCCGGATCCTGCCCCGGACCGCGCCGGAACGGCGGCTGCGCATCGCCCGGGCGCTGATGCCGCTGGGCCGGGCCCGACGTGACCGGGCCGCGGCGCCCGGCCGGCTGATGCGGGTCCGCACCCGGCACGGCCGGCTCGGCGCGCGCGTGGTCACCACGACCAGCCCGGTCGAGGTACGCCGGGCCAATCTGGACCGGGTCGCCGAGGCGCTCGAGATGGCCGGCGTCGACTGGTTCCGGGTGCCCTCGGCGGATCCCGGACGCACCACCGTGGGCGTACCGGAGAGCGAGCGCGGCCTGATGCTGGGGTTGCTGACCGGCATCGCCCGCCGCGACCACGGGATGCTGCGGGCGGCCGGGCCGCCCGGCCGCCACGACCGGGTCGTCGCCGCCTGCTGGCCGGTCACCGATCCGGGCGGCAACCTGGTGCTGGGCCCGGAGTACGCCTGCGAGGTCGAGTTCTGGCGGCCGGAGGGCCACGCCCTGCTCGCGCCGCGGCCCAACCCGGTGGCCACCACCGTCCCGGCCGCCGAGCCGGTGACCGCCGCCGCGGAGCCGGTGTTCGGCGCGTTCAGCGAACCGGACGACGCCACCGCCTACCGCACCCGGCGGGTCTTCACCGCGCTCGGCCCGGAGCGGATCGACTTCCCCGTCGACGTGGTCTACACCTGGGTGGACGGCGCCGACCCGGCCTGGCAGCGGCGCAGGGCCCGGGCGCTGGCCCAGAACCCGTGGGTCGCCCGGGTCAACCGGCAGGCCGCCAACGACTCGCGCTGGATCAACCGGGACGAGCTGCGCTACTCGATGCGCGCGCTGCACTGCTTCGCCCCCTGGGTACGGCACGTCCATCTGGTCACCGACGACCAGGTGCCGGCCTGGCTCGACCTGAGCCACCCCCGGCTGACCGTGGTCACCCACCGGGAGATCTTCGGCGACGGCGGCCGGCTGCCCACCTTCAACTCCCAGGCCATCGAGTCCCGGCTGCACCGGATCCCCGGGCTGGCCGAACACTTCCTCTACCTCAACGACGACGTGTTCCTGGGCCGCCCGGTCACCCCCGACCTGTTCTTCACCCCCGGCGGGCTGACCCGGTTCTTCCCGTCGTCGTCGCTGGTCGACCCGGCTCCGCGCGGGCCCGGCGACCGGCCGGCCGACGCGGCGGCGAAGAACAACCGGCGGCTGATCCGGGAGACCTTCGGCCGGGTGCTGAGCCGCAAGATGATGCACACGCCGCACCCGGCCCGGCGCAGCGTGCTGCTGGAGATCGAGGAACGCTTCGCCGAGGCGGTCCGCGGCACCGCCGGGCACCAGTTCCGGCACCCCGAGGACGTGTCGATGCTGTCCTCGCTGCAGCAGTACTACGCGTACCTGACCGGCCGGGCCACGCCCGGGCAGATCCGCTACCGGTACACCGAGCTGGCCGACCCGGTCACGCCGCTGCGGCTGGCCCGGCCGCTGCGCACCCGGGGCGTGGACGCGTTCTGCCTCAACGACGTGGACGCCGCCGACGCGGTACGGGCCGAGCAGCAGGCGCTGCTGGCCGACTTCCTGCCGGCGTACCTGCCCTTCGCCTCCCCGTTCGAGCTGCGCCTGCCGCGCGGCGGCACGGTGTCGCCGGCCGCGCTCGCCGCGCTGCCCCGCCGCCCGGGCCCCCGCCGGCCGGCGACCGCCCCGGCGGCCCTGCCCCCGGTGGCCTGA
- a CDS encoding nucleotide sugar dehydrogenase, producing the protein MSYDVVILGLGYVGLPLAQQAVRAGLSVLGLDIDEAVVASLRAGRSHVDDLSDADVAVMLAGGFRPTADESGIARARTAVICVPTPLSEGDGPDLRAVTGATGAVGRNLRPGTLVVLESTTYPGTTDDVVRPLLEQLSGLTAGIDFHLAFSPERIDPGNTEYGPHNTPKVVGGYTPACTSAAAAFYGRFIETVVRTRGTREAETAKLLENTYRHVNIALVNEMARFCHELDIDLWDVISAAATKPFGFQAFHPGPGVGGHCIPIDPNYLSHNVRSKLGYPFRFVELAQEINATMPAYVARRAQNLLNADGQAVRGATVLLLGITYKADIADQRESPAAPLARQLAALGATVAYHDPHVRTWDVGGVPVSRTEDLSGAVTSADLVILIQNHREYDVDHLARLAKRFFDTRGVTTVRSAHRL; encoded by the coding sequence TTGAGCTACGACGTGGTCATTCTCGGCCTGGGGTATGTCGGCCTGCCACTGGCGCAACAGGCGGTCCGGGCCGGTCTGTCGGTGCTCGGCCTCGACATCGACGAGGCGGTGGTCGCGTCGCTGCGCGCCGGCCGGTCGCACGTCGACGACCTGAGCGACGCCGACGTCGCCGTGATGCTGGCCGGCGGTTTCCGCCCGACCGCCGACGAGAGCGGGATCGCGCGGGCCCGGACCGCGGTGATCTGCGTGCCCACCCCGCTGTCCGAGGGCGACGGCCCGGACCTGCGCGCGGTGACCGGGGCGACCGGCGCGGTCGGCCGCAACCTGCGCCCCGGGACGCTGGTGGTGCTGGAGTCGACCACCTATCCGGGCACCACCGACGACGTGGTCCGGCCGCTGCTCGAACAGCTCTCCGGGCTGACCGCGGGCATCGACTTCCACCTGGCCTTCTCGCCGGAACGGATCGACCCCGGCAACACCGAGTACGGCCCGCACAACACCCCGAAGGTGGTCGGCGGGTACACCCCGGCCTGCACCTCGGCCGCCGCCGCGTTCTACGGCCGGTTCATCGAGACGGTGGTCCGGACCCGCGGCACCCGGGAGGCGGAGACCGCGAAGCTGCTGGAGAACACCTACCGGCACGTCAACATCGCGCTGGTCAACGAGATGGCCCGGTTCTGCCACGAGCTGGACATCGACCTCTGGGACGTGATCAGCGCGGCGGCCACCAAGCCGTTCGGCTTCCAGGCGTTCCACCCCGGACCGGGCGTCGGCGGGCACTGCATCCCGATCGACCCGAACTACCTGAGCCACAACGTGCGCAGCAAGCTCGGCTACCCGTTCCGCTTCGTGGAGCTGGCGCAGGAAATCAACGCGACGATGCCGGCGTACGTGGCCCGGCGCGCGCAGAACCTGCTCAACGCGGACGGTCAGGCGGTCCGCGGGGCGACGGTCCTGCTGCTCGGCATCACCTACAAGGCCGACATCGCCGACCAGCGCGAGTCACCGGCCGCGCCGCTGGCCCGGCAACTGGCCGCGCTCGGCGCCACCGTGGCGTACCACGACCCGCACGTGCGCACCTGGGACGTCGGCGGCGTCCCGGTCTCCCGCACCGAGGACCTGTCCGGCGCGGTCACCTCGGCCGATCTGGTCATCCTGATCCAGAACCACCGCGAATACGACGTCGACCACCTGGCCCGGCTCGCGAAGCGCTTCTTCGACACCCGCGGGGTCACCACGGTCCGGTCCGCTCACCGCCTCTAG